The Candidatus Scalindua japonica genomic sequence GGAATATAATCTTTTAACGAGGACTGCTGTTGTTGAACCATTCTATAACATTGAAAAACATAATCCGCCTGAAGCAACATGGAACAAAATCAGGGAACAGATTTATGTAGAAAAACCGCTGCAGAATAACTCCATTGCTGACTTATTTAACAGAGCAAAGAAACTCTTTTATTTTCCGAAATCTGCATTTGCTGCTGCAACAGTAATCGTTTTGTTTGCTGTAGCAGCAACTGTTATTAAATTTCCTACAGAAAACCAGGAAATCGGAAAAGGAGTTTCTGATAATCAAGTTGAATGCATCAACTATTTGATGAGTGTTTTTGACGAAGAACTGATTAATGGAGATGACGACCTCGAAACCTCAATAGAAGATTTCTT encodes the following:
- a CDS encoding zf-HC2 domain-containing protein, giving the protein MKCEQVKELILTDYLDGQMEKVQKTQLEEHLTTCRDCREYNLLTRTAVVEPFYNIEKHNPPEATWNKIREQIYVEKPLQNNSIADLFNRAKKLFYFPKSAFAAATVIVLFAVAATVIKFPTENQEIGKGVSDNQVECINYLMSVFDEELINGDDDLETSIEDFFL